The following are encoded in a window of Mycobacterium decipiens genomic DNA:
- a CDS encoding NAD-glutamate dehydrogenase, with translation MTIDPEAKQQDVEAWTTFTQSLDIPDWISKAYIDSYRGPRDDSSEAAGAGRVPAALVTPAMLSAHYRLGSHRPAGESCVAVYPAEDPAGYGPALQVVTEHGSMLMDSVTVLLHRLGVPYTAILTPVFEVHRSATGELLRVRPKADGTSPYLGEAWMHVALSPSVDSKALAEVELLLPKVLADVQRVATDAVALSATLSELAGEVEANSDGRFSAPDRQDVGELLRWLGDGNFLLLGYQRCRVADGTVYGEGSSGMGVLRDRTGSRPRLTDEDKLLVLAQARVGSYLRYGAYPYAIAVREYVDGSVVEHRFVGLFSVAAMNADVLEIPTISRRVREALALAESDPSHPGQLLLDVIQTVPRPELFTLSAQRLLTMAKAVVDLGSQRQALLFLRADRLQYFVSCLVYVPRDRYTTPVRLQIEDILVREFGGTRLEFTARVSESPWALMHFMVRLPEEGAAGRAGTAFPPVDVSEANRIRIQGLLTEAARTWADRLIGAAATGSVGHADAEHYAAAFPEAYKQAVTPADAIGDIAVIAELTDDSVKLVFSERDEQGVAQLTWFLGGRTASLSQLLPMLQSMGVVVLEERPFTVTRPDGLPVWIYQFKISPHPTIPLASTVAERNATAQRFAEAVTAIWHGRVEIDRFNELVMRAGLSWQQVVLLRAYAKYLRQAGFPYSQSYIESVLNEHPATVRSLVDLFEALFVPVPSGSPSNRDAQAAAAAVAADIDALVSLDTDRILRAFASLVQATLRTNYFVTSQDSARSKDVLALKLNAQLIDELPLPRPKFEIFVYSPRVEGVHLRFGPVARGGLRWSDRRDDFRTEILGLVKAQAVKNAVIVPVGAKGGFVVKRPSLPTGDPATDRDATRAEGVACYQLFISGLLDVTDNVDHATGGVNPPPEVVRRDGDDAYLVVAADKGTATFSDIANDVAKSYGFWLGDAFASGGSVGYDHKVMGITARGAWEAVKRHFREIGVDTQTEDFTVVGIGDMSGDVFGNGMLLSKHIRLIAAFDHRHVFLDPNPDAAVSWAERRRMFELPRSSWNDYDKSLISEGGGVYSREQKVIPVSAQVRAALGIESSVEGGVVEMAPPNLIRAILQAPVDLFFNGGIGTYIKAESESDADVGDRANDPVRVNANQVRAKVIGEGGNLGVTALGRVEFDLSGGRINTDALDNSAGVDCSDHEVNIKILIDSLVSAGKVRADERTQLLESMTDEVAQLVLTDNEHQNDLMGTSRANAASLLPVHAMQIKYLVAERGVNRELEALPSEKEIARRSEAGIGLTSPELATLMAHVKLGLKEEVLATELPDQDVFASRLPGYFPTPLRERFTPEIRSHQLRREIVTTMLINDLVDTAGITYAFRIAEDVGVTPIDAVRTYVAIDAIFGVGHIWRRIRAANLPVALSDRLTLDTRRLIDRAGRWLLNYRPQPLAVGAEINRFAAMVKALTPRMSEWLRGDDKAIVEKTAAEFASLGVAEDLAYRVATGLYRYSLLDIIDIADIADIDAAEVADTYFALMDRLGTDSLLTAVSHLPRNDRWHSLARLAIRDDIYGALRSLCFDVLAVGEPDESSAEKIAEWEHLSASRVARARRTLDDIRDSGQTDLATLSVAARQIRRMTRTSGRGISG, from the coding sequence ATGACGATCGATCCCGAGGCTAAGCAGCAGGACGTCGAAGCGTGGACCACGTTCACGCAGAGTTTGGACATTCCTGACTGGATCTCGAAGGCCTACATCGACAGCTATCGAGGACCGCGCGACGACTCGTCGGAAGCCGCCGGAGCCGGTCGGGTTCCCGCTGCCCTGGTGACGCCGGCCATGCTGAGCGCACACTACCGGCTTGGCTCTCACCGGCCGGCCGGTGAGAGCTGTGTCGCGGTGTACCCGGCGGAGGACCCCGCCGGGTACGGGCCCGCGCTGCAGGTGGTCACAGAGCACGGCAGCATGCTGATGGATTCGGTCACGGTGCTGCTACACCGGCTCGGGGTGCCCTACACGGCGATCCTGACCCCGGTGTTTGAGGTGCACCGCAGCGCGACGGGAGAACTGCTGCGCGTCCGACCGAAAGCCGACGGTACCTCGCCGTACCTGGGCGAGGCCTGGATGCACGTTGCGCTCTCGCCCTCCGTCGACAGCAAGGCGCTTGCCGAGGTCGAACTGCTGCTGCCCAAAGTGCTGGCCGACGTCCAGCGCGTCGCCACTGACGCCGTGGCGCTGAGCGCCACCCTGAGCGAGCTGGCGGGAGAAGTCGAAGCCAATTCCGACGGCCGCTTTTCGGCTCCTGACCGCCAGGATGTCGGGGAACTGTTGCGCTGGCTGGGTGACGGGAACTTCCTGCTGCTGGGCTACCAGCGGTGCCGGGTGGCTGACGGGACGGTCTACGGCGAGGGGTCGAGCGGCATGGGTGTGCTACGCGACCGCACTGGTTCGCGCCCCCGGCTGACCGACGAGGACAAATTGTTGGTCTTGGCCCAAGCGCGCGTCGGCAGCTACCTGCGCTACGGCGCCTATCCCTATGCCATCGCGGTCCGCGAATACGTCGACGGCAGCGTCGTCGAGCACCGCTTCGTCGGGCTCTTCAGCGTCGCCGCCATGAATGCGGACGTGCTGGAAATCCCGACGATCTCGCGCCGGGTTCGCGAGGCGCTCGCGCTGGCCGAAAGCGATCCGAGCCACCCGGGCCAGCTGCTGCTCGACGTCATCCAGACCGTTCCGCGCCCAGAGCTGTTCACCCTGAGCGCCCAGCGGCTGCTGACGATGGCCAAGGCCGTGGTCGACCTCGGATCGCAACGGCAGGCGTTGTTGTTCCTGCGCGCGGATCGGCTGCAGTACTTCGTCTCGTGCCTGGTCTATGTACCCCGAGATCGCTACACCACCCCCGTGCGCTTGCAGATCGAGGACATCCTGGTCCGCGAATTCGGGGGCACGCGATTGGAGTTCACCGCTCGGGTCAGTGAATCACCCTGGGCGCTCATGCATTTCATGGTGCGCCTACCCGAAGAAGGCGCGGCGGGCAGAGCGGGCACCGCTTTCCCGCCCGTCGATGTCTCCGAAGCAAACCGGATCCGGATCCAGGGCCTGCTGACCGAAGCCGCGCGAACCTGGGCCGACCGGCTGATCGGCGCCGCAGCGACCGGTTCGGTCGGACACGCCGACGCCGAGCATTACGCCGCCGCCTTCCCCGAGGCCTATAAGCAGGCCGTGACCCCGGCCGATGCCATTGGCGATATCGCCGTCATCGCCGAGCTGACCGACGATTCGGTCAAGCTGGTGTTCTCCGAACGCGACGAGCAGGGAGTCGCGCAACTGACCTGGTTCCTCGGTGGACGCACCGCCTCGCTGAGTCAGCTGCTCCCGATGCTGCAGAGCATGGGCGTCGTGGTGCTCGAAGAGCGGCCATTCACCGTCACCCGGCCGGACGGCTTGCCGGTGTGGATCTATCAGTTCAAGATCTCGCCGCATCCCACCATCCCGCTGGCCTCGACCGTCGCCGAGCGGAACGCCACAGCGCAGCGATTCGCCGAGGCGGTGACCGCGATCTGGCATGGCCGGGTCGAGATCGACCGATTCAACGAGTTGGTGATGCGCGCCGGGCTGAGCTGGCAGCAGGTCGTGTTGCTGCGTGCCTACGCGAAGTACCTACGACAGGCGGGCTTCCCGTACAGCCAGTCCTACATCGAATCGGTGCTCAACGAGCACCCCGCCACCGTTCGGTCCTTGGTCGATCTGTTCGAAGCGCTTTTCGTTCCGGTGCCGTCGGGATCGCCGAGTAACCGCGATGCCCAAGCTGCCGCGGCCGCTGTCGCCGCGGACATCGACGCGCTGGTGAGCCTGGACACCGACCGTATCCTACGTGCCTTCGCGTCGCTGGTTCAGGCCACGTTGCGCACCAATTACTTTGTAACAAGCCAGGATTCGGCTCGCAGCAAGGACGTGCTCGCGCTGAAACTCAATGCCCAACTGATCGACGAACTTCCGCTGCCGCGCCCCAAATTCGAGATCTTCGTGTACTCACCCCGCGTTGAAGGTGTGCACCTGAGGTTCGGCCCCGTAGCACGGGGTGGGCTGCGCTGGTCGGATCGCCGCGACGACTTCCGTACCGAAATCCTCGGCCTGGTCAAGGCGCAAGCGGTGAAAAACGCTGTCATCGTGCCGGTCGGCGCCAAGGGCGGCTTCGTCGTCAAGCGTCCGTCGCTGCCAACCGGCGACCCCGCTACCGACCGCGACGCCACCCGCGCCGAAGGGGTCGCTTGCTATCAGCTGTTCATCTCGGGGTTGCTCGACGTCACCGACAACGTCGACCATGCGACCGGAGGCGTCAACCCACCACCCGAGGTGGTGCGGCGTGACGGCGACGACGCCTACCTCGTGGTGGCCGCGGACAAAGGCACTGCCACCTTCTCCGACATTGCCAACGATGTCGCCAAGTCCTATGGATTCTGGCTGGGCGACGCGTTCGCTTCGGGCGGATCGGTGGGTTACGACCACAAGGTGATGGGCATCACGGCCCGGGGAGCCTGGGAGGCCGTCAAACGGCATTTCCGGGAGATCGGGGTCGACACCCAGACCGAGGACTTCACCGTCGTGGGCATCGGCGACATGAGCGGCGACGTGTTCGGCAACGGCATGCTGCTGAGCAAACACATCCGGCTGATCGCCGCCTTCGACCACCGGCACGTCTTCCTCGACCCGAACCCCGACGCCGCGGTGTCGTGGGCGGAACGCCGGCGGATGTTCGAGCTGCCTCGGTCCAGCTGGAACGACTACGACAAATCCCTAATCAGCGAGGGTGGCGGCGTGTACAGCCGCGAGCAGAAAGTCATCCCGGTCAGCGCGCAGGTCCGCGCCGCCCTCGGCATCGAGAGCTCGGTCGAGGGCGGGGTCGTCGAGATGGCGCCGCCCAACCTGATCCGGGCGATACTGCAGGCGCCGGTGGACCTGTTCTTCAACGGCGGCATCGGCACGTACATCAAGGCCGAGTCCGAGTCGGACGCCGATGTCGGCGATCGCGCCAACGATCCGGTACGGGTTAACGCGAACCAAGTGCGCGCCAAAGTCATTGGCGAAGGCGGCAATCTCGGAGTTACGGCATTGGGCCGCGTCGAATTCGACCTGTCAGGCGGCCGGATCAACACCGACGCGCTGGACAACTCGGCCGGCGTGGACTGCTCGGATCATGAGGTCAACATCAAGATCCTGATCGACTCGCTGGTGAGCGCGGGCAAGGTTCGAGCCGACGAACGCACACAGCTGCTGGAGTCGATGACCGATGAGGTCGCCCAGCTGGTGCTCACCGACAACGAACATCAGAACGACTTGATGGGCACCAGCCGCGCCAACGCGGCCAGCCTGCTACCGGTGCACGCGATGCAGATCAAGTACCTGGTGGCCGAGCGGGGGGTCAACCGCGAATTGGAGGCGCTGCCCTCGGAGAAGGAGATCGCGCGGCGCTCCGAGGCCGGAATTGGGCTCACCTCGCCCGAACTCGCCACCCTGATGGCGCACGTCAAGCTCGGGCTCAAAGAGGAGGTACTGGCCACCGAGCTGCCGGACCAGGATGTCTTCGCCTCCAGGCTGCCCGGGTACTTCCCGACGCCGCTGCGCGAACGGTTCACCCCGGAGATCCGTTCCCACCAGTTGCGCCGCGAGATCGTCACCACCATGCTGATCAATGACCTGGTGGACACCGCCGGCATCACTTATGCATTCCGGATCGCCGAAGACGTTGGTGTCACGCCGATCGACGCCGTGCGCACCTATGTCGCCATCGATGCCATCTTCGGGGTGGGTCACATTTGGCGTCGGATCCGTGCGGCGAACTTGCCTGTTGCGCTGTCGGACCGGTTGACGCTCGACACCCGTCGGCTGATCGACCGTGCCGGGCGCTGGCTGCTCAACTACCGTCCGCAGCCGTTGGCCGTCGGCGCCGAGATCAACCGATTCGCAGCAATGGTCAAAGCACTGACGCCGCGCATGTCGGAGTGGTTGCGTGGCGACGACAAGGCCATTGTCGAAAAAACGGCCGCGGAATTCGCATCGCTTGGTGTGGCAGAAGACTTGGCCTACCGGGTCGCAACCGGCCTATACCGCTACAGCCTGCTCGATATTATCGACATCGCCGACATCGCTGACATCGACGCAGCCGAGGTCGCTGATACCTATTTCGCTCTGATGGACCGGCTGGGCACCGACAGCCTGCTGACCGCGGTGTCCCATCTGCCCCGAAACGATCGGTGGCATTCGTTGGCGCGCTTGGCGATTCGTGACGACATCTACGGTGCGCTGCGGTCGTTGTGCTTCGATGTGCTAGCCGTGGGGGAGCCCGACGAGAGCAGTGCAGAGAAGATCGCCGAGTGGGAACACCTCAGCGCCTCCCGGGTGGCGCGGGCGCGCCGGACGCTCGACGACATCCGCGACAGTGGTCAGACGGATTTGGCGACGCTGTCAGTGGCGGCGCGGCAGATCCGCCGCATGACACGAACGAGCGGGCGAGGAATTTCGGGGTGA
- the ettA gene encoding energy-dependent translational throttle protein EttA produces the protein MAEFIYTMKKVRKAHGDKLILDDVTLSFFPGAKIGVVGPNGAGKSSVLRIMAGLDKANNGDAFLATGATVGILQQEPPLNEEKTVRGNVEEGMGDIKIKLDRFNEVAELMATDYSDELMEEMGRLQEELDHADAWDLDAQLEQAMDALRCPPPDEPVTNLSGGERRRVALCKLLLSKPDLLLLDEPTNHLDAESVQWLEQHLAGYAGAILAVTHDRYFLDNVAEWILELDRGRAYPYEGNYSTYLEKKAERLAVQGRKDAKLQKRLTEELAWVRSGAKARQAKSKARLQRYEEMAAEAEKTRKLDFEEIQIPVGPRLGSVVVEVDHLDKGYEGRTLIKDLSFTLPRNGIVGVIGPNGVGKTTLFKTIVGLEEPDSGSVKVGETVKLSYVDQARAGIDPKKTVWEAVSDGLDYIEVGQTEVPSRAYVSAFGFKGPDQQKPAGVLSGGERNRLNLALTLKQGGNLILLDEPTNDLDVETLGSLENALVNFPGCAVVISHDRWFLDRTCTHILAWEGDDENEAKWFWFEGNFGAYEENKVDRLGVEAARPHRVTHRKLTRD, from the coding sequence ATGGCTGAGTTCATCTACACGATGAAGAAGGTCCGCAAGGCGCACGGCGACAAGCTGATCCTCGACGATGTCACGTTGAGCTTCTTCCCCGGCGCCAAAATCGGCGTGGTTGGTCCCAACGGGGCCGGTAAGTCGAGCGTCTTGCGGATCATGGCCGGACTGGACAAGGCGAACAACGGCGACGCCTTCCTGGCCACCGGCGCCACCGTGGGCATCCTGCAGCAGGAGCCGCCGCTGAACGAGGAGAAGACCGTCCGCGGCAACGTCGAAGAGGGCATGGGCGACATCAAGATCAAGCTCGACCGCTTCAACGAGGTTGCCGAATTGATGGCCACCGACTACTCCGACGAGTTGATGGAGGAGATGGGCCGGCTGCAAGAGGAACTGGACCACGCCGACGCTTGGGACCTCGACGCACAGCTCGAGCAGGCCATGGATGCGCTGCGCTGTCCGCCGCCGGACGAGCCGGTAACCAACCTGTCCGGTGGTGAGCGCCGTCGCGTCGCGCTGTGCAAACTGCTGCTATCCAAACCCGACCTGCTGTTGCTCGACGAGCCGACCAACCACCTCGACGCGGAAAGCGTGCAGTGGCTCGAACAACATCTGGCCGGCTACGCCGGTGCGATCTTGGCCGTCACCCACGACCGGTACTTCCTGGACAACGTCGCCGAATGGATCCTGGAGCTGGATCGCGGTCGTGCATATCCCTACGAGGGCAACTACTCGACCTACCTGGAGAAGAAGGCCGAGCGGCTGGCGGTGCAAGGGCGCAAAGACGCCAAGCTGCAGAAGCGGCTCACCGAGGAGTTGGCCTGGGTGCGGTCCGGGGCCAAAGCACGCCAGGCCAAGAGCAAGGCGCGGCTACAGCGCTACGAGGAGATGGCCGCAGAGGCGGAGAAGACCCGCAAACTCGATTTCGAGGAAATACAGATCCCGGTCGGGCCCCGGCTGGGCTCGGTGGTGGTCGAGGTCGACCACCTCGACAAGGGCTACGAGGGACGCACCCTGATCAAGGACCTGTCATTCACCCTGCCCCGCAATGGCATCGTTGGCGTCATCGGGCCCAACGGGGTCGGCAAGACGACACTGTTCAAAACCATCGTCGGGCTCGAGGAGCCGGACAGCGGCAGCGTCAAGGTCGGCGAGACCGTCAAGCTGAGCTACGTGGACCAGGCCCGTGCGGGCATCGATCCGAAGAAGACCGTGTGGGAAGCCGTCTCGGACGGTCTGGACTACATCGAGGTCGGGCAAACCGAAGTGCCGTCGCGGGCATACGTGTCGGCGTTCGGGTTCAAGGGGCCGGACCAGCAAAAGCCGGCCGGGGTGCTGTCCGGTGGCGAGCGCAACAGGCTCAACCTTGCGTTGACGCTCAAGCAGGGCGGCAACCTGATCCTGCTGGACGAGCCGACCAATGATCTGGACGTCGAGACCCTGGGCTCGTTGGAGAATGCTCTGGTGAACTTCCCCGGTTGCGCCGTGGTGATTTCGCACGATCGCTGGTTCCTCGACCGCACGTGCACACACATCCTGGCGTGGGAGGGTGACGACGAAAACGAGGCCAAGTGGTTTTGGTTCGAGGGCAACTTCGGTGCCTACGAAGAGAACAAGGTCGACCGACTCGGTGTCGAAGCCGCGCGTCCGCATAGGGTTACCCACCGCAAGCTGACGCGCGACTAA
- a CDS encoding acyl-CoA thioesterase, which produces MSVGFVAPVGVRWSDIDMYQHVNHATMVTILEEARVPFLKDAFGADITSTGLLIADVRVTYKGQLRLADSPLQVTIWVKRLRAVDFTLGYEVRSVNAELASKPAVIAESQLAAFHIEEQRLVRLSPHHREYLQRWLRE; this is translated from the coding sequence GTGAGCGTCGGGTTCGTCGCGCCGGTGGGAGTGCGTTGGTCCGACATCGACATGTACCAGCATGTCAACCACGCCACCATGGTCACGATTCTCGAAGAGGCGCGGGTCCCGTTTCTCAAGGACGCTTTTGGCGCCGACATCACCTCCACCGGTCTGCTGATCGCCGATGTCCGGGTGACCTACAAGGGCCAACTGCGGTTGGCTGATTCGCCGCTGCAGGTGACGATCTGGGTGAAGCGGCTGCGGGCGGTCGACTTCACGCTTGGGTACGAGGTGCGGTCGGTCAACGCCGAGCTCGCTTCGAAGCCCGCCGTCATCGCCGAGTCACAACTGGCCGCGTTCCACATCGAGGAACAGCGGTTGGTGCGACTATCGCCACATCATCGGGAGTACCTGCAACGGTGGCTACGGGAATAG
- a CDS encoding single-stranded DNA-binding protein: MFETSLTVVGHIVNDLQRRKVGAQEVVRFRVASNSRRRTSDGGWEPGNSLFITVNCWGRLVTGVGAALGKGAPVIVVGHVYTSEYEDRDGIRRSSLQMRATSVGPDLSRVIVRIEKPAYTGPSADDPTAATTTGASGVAGAADVPASAVDPVPDVAVGDAAASPNPLPMSA; the protein is encoded by the coding sequence ATGTTCGAAACATCACTGACCGTGGTCGGTCACATCGTCAACGATCTGCAGCGCCGCAAGGTCGGTGCCCAAGAGGTGGTTAGGTTCCGGGTGGCCAGCAATTCGCGCCGGCGCACCAGTGACGGCGGTTGGGAGCCCGGCAACTCCCTGTTTATTACCGTCAACTGCTGGGGAAGGCTTGTCACCGGGGTGGGCGCGGCGTTGGGCAAGGGCGCACCGGTGATTGTGGTGGGTCATGTGTACACCAGCGAGTACGAGGACCGTGACGGCATACGTCGCTCGTCGCTTCAGATGCGGGCGACGTCGGTGGGGCCCGATTTGTCGCGGGTGATCGTGCGCATCGAGAAGCCGGCCTACACCGGCCCGAGCGCCGATGACCCCACGGCGGCCACGACAACGGGGGCGTCCGGGGTCGCCGGCGCCGCCGATGTGCCAGCCTCCGCGGTTGACCCGGTTCCCGATGTGGCGGTCGGGGACGCCGCCGCTAGCCCCAACCCGCTGCCCATGTCGGCTTAG